One Candidatus Nitronauta litoralis genomic window, TTGGAAGCAGCCGTCGAATCTGGTTAATGCGGGTTGCGTCTGCCGGATGTGTCGATAAAAATTCAGGAGGCTGCTGGGAGCCTGTCTTCACACTGGCAAACCTTCGCCAGAATTGTTCAGCTTCCGCCGGGTCGTATCCCGCCTTGGCCATGTAGATGGTCCCAATTTCATCCGCTTCGGATTCCATTCCGCGACTGAAGGGCAGCATCACTCCCAGTTGCGCGCCAAGTCCCAATGCGCCCATGATCATTCCGCGCTGACTGTTGTCGGCCATGCTGATTGCAGCAGTTGCCATGCCTGCCTGTACCACCATGTCCTGGGACATACGTTGTGCACCGTGTCGGGCGATTACATGGGCAATTTCGTGTCCCATCACCGCCGCCAGCCCCGCTTCATTTTTGCAAACAGGAAGCATGGCGGTGTAGATTGCCGTTTTACCCCCGGGCAGCGCAAAAGCATTGAGCTGGTCGGATTCAATCAGACGGAATTCCCACTTAAGGTTCGGCATGTTGGTCACTGCAGCAATGCGCCTTCCCACGCGCTCGACCACCGCTGTGTAGTCCTTATTTGGAGACAGTGTTTCTTTCTCAAGGACCTGCTGAAAGGCCTGCTCGCCAAGCTGCATTTCCTGCGAGAACGGTACGAGAATAAGCGCACTTTTGCCGGAAACCGGGGTGGTGGTGCAGCCGGTAAGGCTCCAACTGAGCAGAATAAGCAGGGTCGTCAGGAATCGATACATGCCTCATTATAGGATTTACAGACAGCCAGTTGCAAGGGTCAGTTGAAAGTTGCGGTACCTCTGAGAATCTCATAATATGCGACCCTGGAGAGGGTACATGGAAGACTTTGAAAAACAGGCGATAGAACAAGGTTATCAATGCATTGCAGGAGTGGACGAAGCAGGGCGAGGGCCATTAGCGGGGCCCGTCACAGCCGCTGCCATCGTGTTGCCGCAGGATCCAGATTTACCCGGTCTCGATGATTCCAAAAAACTGACTGAAGAACGTCGGGAATTTTTCTATGACAAACTGACACGGCTGACGGACCTCTGGTTCGTCGCAGTGGTGGATTCCCCCTGCATCGACGAAATCAATATATTGCAGGCAACGCGACTGGCCATGAAACAGGCTGTCGAAAAATTAAAGGTAATGCCGGATCTTGTATTGGTTGATGGAAATCAGAGAATTGACATACAACCCGACCAGCAAACTCTGGTAAAAGGTGACCAGCGTTGCCTATCCATTGCCGCTGCCTCTGTGCTGGCGAAAGTAACGCGGGATCGCCTGATGCACGATTACCACCGTCAATTTCCTGTTTATGGATTCGAGCAGCACAAGGGTTATGGAACGAAACTCCACCGCGACAGTATTCGCGAACACGGTCCCTGCGAAATTCATCGCAAGTCATTTAAAGGCGTGAAAGAATATCTGTGATGCCTGATTCAAAAATAACAGAACCGGATTCATTGTCCCGACTCAACAAGCGGTGGTGTCAAAACCCGGTGGATGCAAAGGCAGCCGCTTCGCTTGAGGAAGCGCTTCGAGTGTCTCGCACTCTCGCTCATTTGCTTGCCGGGCGCGGTCTTGCCGAAATCGAGGTGGCCCGGTTCTTCCTCGACGCTTCTCTCGATAATTTGCACGATCCCTTTTTAATGACCGGCATGCAGCAGGCGGCAGAACGGGTTTGCCAGGCCGTGAATGCCGGTGAGCAGATCACGGTGTTCGGCGACTACGATGTTGACGGGGTGACCTCCGCCGCGTTGATGGTGCATTTTTTCCGCGAGCTTGGCGCACCGATCGACTACTACCTGCCCGACCGTAAACAAGAAGGTTATGGGGTCAACAACGCCGCACTGAAAGAAATAAAAGACCGGGGTTCCGGATTGGTCATCACAGCAGACTGCGGGATCACAGCCGTAAAAGAAACTGAGTACGCTAATGGACTCGGACTCGATGTGATCATCACCGATCACCATCAGGTGGGGGATGAAGGTCTGCCTCCTGCCATCGCCGTGCTCAATCCGCATCAACCGGACTGCACCTATCCCTTTAAATTTTTGTCGGGTGTTGGCATCGTTTTCAAACTGGCCGCAGCGATCCGTCGGGCTCTCCACGAAAAAGGATGGGAAAAAGATCGCCTGCCGAATTTAAAGCAGCACCTCGATTTATTCACGCTCGGAACAATTGCCGATCTTGCACCACTCACCGGGGAAAACCACGTGCTCACCGTGCACGGACTCGAAGCCGTGCGCACCACGCAGAAACCGGGCCTCGTTGCGCTCAAGTCGGTTTCAGGGTGCAGCGGCAGGATCGACGCGTTCTCAATCGGTTTTGGTTTAGGCCCGCGTCTCAACGCGGCCGGGCGCATGGGCAAAGCGGATACCGGGTTCCACCTGCTGGTGGCGGACGATCTCAACGCCGCGATGGAGCAGGCGAAGGGTTTGGATGACATCAATACAAAGCGTAAGGAAACACAGGGCTGGGTGCTGAAAGAAGCGGAGTATCTTGTCGAGCGCGAAGTTGATCTTGAGCGCGATCGTGTGCTGGTGCTGGCTTCGGAAAATTTTCATCCCGGGGTCATCGGCATCGTCGCCTCCAAACTGGTCGATCAATACCATCGTCCGGTGGTGATGATCGCGATTGACGATAAAGGCATTGGCAAGGGCTCGGCCCGCAGTATCAAAACGTTCAACCTGCACCGTGCCTTCGGTGAATGTCAGGAACATGTCATCCAGTTCGGGGGGCATGCCTACGCTGCCGGACTCACCATTGAACAGGAGCGCATCGACAATTTTCGACAGGCGATCAATTCGGTTGGGCACCGGATTTTAAGTGAACACCATCTGATTCCCGAGATAAGTTGGGATATTGAGCTGGAACTGTCGCAGATTGATTGGAAGTTTTATAAAGAGGTTTCGAAGCTGGAACCGTTTGGACAACTCAATCCATCGCCAATATTTATTTCAAAGAGTGTGACGTTGAAGGATTTCAGGAAAATCGGTAAGGAAAAAAATCACGTTCGTTTTAAAGTCACGCAGGGCAAATCCAGGATTGAAGTGATCGGGTTTTTGATGGCGCACGCTTTCGCGGGATTAAAAGATGGCGACACGCTGGACATCGTCTACCAGCTGCACCGCAACGATTTCTCCGGCTCCGCCAAACTCGAACTCAAACTACTGGATTTTAGGGTCTAAGAAAGATTAGATAAGAGTTGTCTGGATTTTTAAAAACACGGTTTTTCTTTTAGGCAGGTTTGTTAGACAATTTTTTCGCATCACTTGTTGTATTGAGAATAGTTGTTTGTAGAGACCAATATAAATAATGTCACCCTGAGCTTGTCGAAGGGGGGCCTCCTTTATGTTTAATGAAACGTTACCATGTCTATATTTTAAGGTGCCGGGATGGCAGTTATTACACAGGCGTTACGAATGATTTGACTAAGCGGGTGTGGGAACATCAAAATGGCTTGATCAAAGAATGCTATACGCAGGGTCGAAGACCTGTAGAGTTGGTTTTTTCTGAAATGTTTGCAAATATTCATCATGCAATTGAGGTGGAAAAGAAAATTAAGGGATGGAACCGTCAAAAGAAAGAGGCCTTGATTGAAAGGCGGTTTGAAGATTTACCCTTTTTGGCGAAGAGTAAACCCAGGAAATAACGCTGCCGCCCTTCCCTTCGACTTCGCTCAGGACATGCTCTAGGCTCAGGGTGACAGCGAAAAGCTCAGAATGACAGGAGGGTGTTTTTTGGGTTTGATTGTCAGGAACCATTTTGGACAGAGATGTTTTTTAAAAAAGCACCAAAACTACCGCATGTCATTCTGAGGATCCCGGAGGGTGACGAAGAATCTCGCCTTTGTTTTTGACTTGGGGTTTTTGATGAAAGAATATTTTGTTTACATTCTGACCAATCCTTCCGGGACTCTTTACACGGGCGTTACCAATAGCCTTGAGCGAAGAATGGCTGAGCACAAATCGGGAATGTTGCCAGGTTTTGCGAGTCGATACTGCTTAGGCCGTTTGGTGTATTTTGAAAAAACGGATCAGGTGGAGTCCGCGATTAATCGAGAAAAACAAATCAAAGGTTGGAAACGAAAAAAGAAAATCGAATTGATTGAGTCGATGAATCCAAACTGGAAAGATTTGAGTAAGGCGTGATTATTTAAAAAGGGCAAAGGCGAGATTCTTCGCCTGCGGCTCAGAATGACATACGGTGAATTTGCTGTTTCAAAAATGACCTGAAATATCAAAATGGTTTGTAGCAGGCTTTTTCTTTAAGGGCCCCGCTCACCGACCCCTGTCTTAAAATACCAAAAATCCAAATCGGTCATTCTGAGCCGCAGGCGAAGAATCTCGCCTTTGTTTGTGCTTTTGCTTAGCCGTTTTTAGTGTTTACTGTCAAAATTATCTCTTGGCATTCTTGGGTTTTAAATGAGAGACGAAGCATAGAAAAAAATTTTGAAATTGTTTTTCAGGAAAACTTGTGGGGAGTAAAAAATGATTTGCGACGAAATTTATGAAGCCATAAACGATCCCGACGACGATGGGACTCGCGTCAATTATATTGCAGATGAATTCCGTGGCGAACGGGATGCAATTGAAATCCTCGAACTATTAAATTCAAGTGACTCTGAACTGATTTCAATAGGAGCGTGGATTCTTGATGAAATTTGCTTCGATAAATATAAAAAGAAAGGGGAAATTATTTTTCGATTGGTTGATCTATGTTCACACGAGGATAGCAACGTTCGATACAGCGTTCTTGGTGCTTTGTATGCTGTTTTTGAAGTAGATAAACAGTTTGCTCGAAAAATTTTAGGAAAAATGAGACTGGATGTTGATGAAGGTGTTCGTAACTCAGTCCAACTCATAACCGAAAAGCTTTCTTTGTATAAAGAGTAGGGCAAGAATGATTAGTTGGCCAAAACCATTCCGGCCAACTGATTGAGCTGCATAGAAACTACTCCACCCTCACAGCTTGTTTGGGTTCTAGTTGGGCAGCTATTCTTGCGGGATACAATCCGGCAAGGCCCGCGATCAGCCAGAAGATGAGCGTTGCGCCGATCAAAAAACCGTAAGGAAAAAATACCTGGATGGTCCAGCCGAAGGACTGTTTGTTGATCACAAAGATCAATAGATAAGACACGATCCCTCCTGCAATCAATCCCATCACGGACCCGATCAACCCGAGCAGTCCCGCCTCGATCATCACCATCTTTTTCACCTGTTCTTTAAAGGCTCCGATAAAACGCAAGATACCGATCTCGCGCCGACGTTCAATGATAAGGGAGATGAGTGTGTTGAACAGGCCGAGCATGGCGACCCCGGCCCCGATGATTTCGAGCGAGTAGGTGATGGCAAAGGTCTTGTCAAAAATATTGAGCACTTCTGTTTTCAACTCCGCGTTGGAACGTACCAGAATACGGTGATCGGTCCCCACTCGTTGCATAATTTCGGCCCGTACTTTTGATAACTCCGCAGGGTTGTCGAGGTAGACGACAAAGCTGTTGACGTTGGGGTCTCTGTAGTATTTTAAAAATGTAGTGCGGTCGATGATGACGTAACCGCGTTCCTGCGAGTAGTCATAATAGATGGCGACCACTTCCAGGTTGAGGGCTCCGTTGGGTGTGTTCAGCGGTATGGTGTCCCCTGGTTTGATATCGTGTTTGAGAGAAAACGCTTCCGAGACAATGGCGCGGTTGTGGTTGACGGTGAGTTTAGCCAGCGATTGTGTCGGCGGCCCTTCCTTGATGACAAGCTGACCATAACGTGACAGCGCGTTGAAATCACCTGATCCTAATATGGCCGGTTCGTCTTCATAACTGATATTGATAGCGCGGAACAGATCCACGGCCTTGACTCCAGGAGTCTCCCGCAAGGCCTCAACCTGTTTTAGGGGAAGCGTGTAATGGTAGTCGATGTTTTTCCCCGGCTGGGCACGGACGAACAGGTCGGCTTTTAATGTCTGCCCGATCCACACTTCAACCGTTTGCCGGAAACTGTGCACCATGATGCCCATGCTGATGACCATCATGAACGCGATGGCAAGTGACGAGACACAAATGGCGTTGCGCCCGACGTTTTGTGCGAGATTGCGACAGGCCAGCAGACCTTCCCCGCGAAACCAGTGTGTGCACAGGCCACGAGTGAGGTCGCGTGTCAACAAAAGGGCCGAGGGTGCGAACAATGATAATCCAAGAATTAAAAGCGCCACTGAAAGGAAACCGAAAAACGGGAAATTGCCAATGGGCGGTAGTTGTGAACTCAATCCGGCCAGTAAAAAAACCATCACGCCACTGCGTGTGAGTCGGCGGTTGCCCCGGAAAACTTTCAGGTCGTAGCTACCGCGGCGCATCACGATAGTCGGTGGAGTGAGGGCAGCTTCCCTGGCAGGAATAAGAGCCGAGGCCAGTGAAAGACCGAGTCCTAAAAGAAAATAGGGTCCGGTCTGGTTCCAATGGAAATCGATTTCGGAGGCATGAGTTGGCAGGTAAAGGTTATTGACCGTGATGTTTACCGCATCGAGTGAAAACTGGGCGAGACCGTAACCGAGGACGATCCCGATGGCCGAGCCTATGGCGCCGATGATCCCGGCTTCCAGAATAAAGATCAATGCGATCAATAGTGGAGTGGCCCCCATGGCGCGCAAGGCACCGATCTCCATGCGGCGTCGAACGACGGAAAGCGAAATCATGTTGTAGATCAGATAGAGACCCACCAGCAGCGCGACAAAGCTGAGGGCGGACAGGTTGTATTGAAAAGCCCGCAGCATTTTCTCGACCTGTCTGTTTTTCCGCTCTGGCCGGTCGATGCGTAAAAACTCCGGCAGTACTTCACGGATTTTTTCCTGCATGGCATCGAACTTCCCACCATTTTTAAACTCGACATCTATGCGGTCGAGCTTGCCGATTTTATCGAACAGGAGTTGCGCCCCGGCGATATCCATCAAGGCAAAGTTGCCATTCAAGGCTCTCGCTATACCGGTGTTATCAAGCACGGCGTTAACGTGCAGTTCTTTTTTATGCCCGTTGACCTGGAAGAAAATTTTCTGCCCCGGACTGTATTGCGTACCGGGAATGAATTTGCCGGGCAGGATGATGCTCTGTGGATCGAGGATGAGTGGCAACAGTCCCATCAGGTCGTTGGCCGTGGTCTTCATGGAAAAATCGCGTATCCCGGAATCCTGCAACAGGTCGGTGCCCAGAATTTCGACCACCTCACCCGTGGATTCTTCGACGCCATAACCTTCAATAACCGGGTAGGCCTTGATCCATTTTCTAAGCGGTAACAGTTTTTTGAAATGGGTTTCGTCAAACGGCATGCCTTCAGCGGTGATCACCGCATCAGCTTTGCCGAGAACGAGGTCGAGGCTCTGGCTGAAAGAAAGCAGGGTCTGATGGTTGGCGAGTTGAATGCTGAGAAAAACGGATACACCGATCGCGACCCCAAGTGTGGTGAGTCCGGTGCGAAATGGATCGCGCCATAAGGGTCTCAGGATGAGAGCCGTGAACAGATCAAAAAAATATTTTAACGAGCGCATGCGTTTCCGGAAACTTCAGAAAAAATAGTTTGGGTTTTGGTCATGAGTATCAGGTCGAAGCTTGGGTACTGTCGTTTACCAGACGACCGTCCTTGATTTCAAAATGCCGGTTGCCGTATTGGGCCGCTTCCGGATTGTGGGTGACCACCACCACGGTGGTATTAAAATCACGGCAGGCCTGTTGCAGCAATTCCAGAATGCGTTGACCGTTTTCAGAATCGAGATTGCCGGTCGGTTCATCGGCCAGGATCAGGTGCGGCTGATGCACGAAGGATCGAGCGATGGCGACGCGCTGCATTTCGCCTCCCGAAAGTTCTGCTGGAAAAGATTCAAGTCGGTGCCCCAGTCCAACATAGTCGAGCAGTGTCTGGATCCGCTTGATGGCTTTGCCCGGTGCGTGGCTGAGCAGGAGCGGCAGTTCAACATTCTCTCGTACTGTGAGAGTGGGCAGGAGATTGAAAAACTGGAACACGAAACCGATCTCTTTTCTGCGCAGTCGGGTCAATTCGTCATCGGACATCTGAGAGATCAGTTTGCCGTTCAGGGTGACCTCACCTTCGTCCGGCAGGTCGAGTCCGCCCATGCAATTGAGCAGGGTGGTTTTACCACCACCGCTCGGTCCCATAACGGTGACAAAATCACCCGCGTTCATTTCAAGGTTGATGTCCTTGAGAGCCGTGACGCGCACACTTCCGGCCTCATAAGACTTTGAGACGTTCCTGAGTTGGATAATAGGAGATTCCATGAGGCAGAAGTTTAACAATATTCCGTGTTGCAGGCATGCTTTTTCAAAGCAAGAATTGAGGGAAACGACATAAAGCTTTACCAGATATAGGGTTTGGGCGCAAAAGGGGTTTATTGTCAGCTTGTTATGTAAAAACCATTGATTGACAAAATACCATTTGTTGAATAAATTGTTTGCTTGGAATTTGAATGATTATCATGGGTTAATTGTTTCTAAAACGGGCAGTTACGAAACCTTTGACCTCCAAAAATTAAATTCTGCAAATAGGTTTTGCAGTCCGGGCTAAGCCTGAATGAAGGGGAGGATAGCGAACGTGAAAATAAAAATCGAGGCAGTGATAGTCGGGGCACTGTTATTTCTGGTGACAGCCGGAAATGCCCTGGCTCACGATGATGCCAAAATGACATTGAATCAACAAATCGGCCACGGCAATATCACAGCCGAAGGTCCTACAGGGTTGTTTCTCAATCCCACATCAAACCCATTGGCAGAAGGCGAACTGGTTGTCCAGTACTGTGCCGCTCTTCTGGAGGATGTCGAAAACAATAATTTTAACAGCCACAATGCCCTGATTGCCTACGGTATTAAAGACTGGCTGGAAGTCGGCGCCATCGGAAAGGTATTGGACGTCGATAAATTGGGCTCTGGTGGTGCCGCAGCAAGCGCGCCCTGTGGTCCTGGTACAGGCGGACCCGGAGGCCCGGGACCTGGTCCTGGTGGCCCTGGCGGAGCCAACACTCCCTGTCGCAGCGATGACTTTGGCGCAGGTGGACCTTTCGCCCGTATCAAGGTTCTCAACGAAGCCAAATGGATCCCGCAAATGGCGGTCGGTGGAATTTCAATTATCGGCGACGATGCACTGGAACAGCACACCCTGTTCTTCGCCTTGTCCAAAAACTTTTCACTGCGATCAATGGGCCTCCCAGTCGATTTCAAACTGAATGCAGGCGTGAAGAAGCTCTGGTTCGAGCAGTTGGCCGATGACCATGCAGGCTATTTTGGTGCTGAGGTTAAATTGCCCAAGCATGTTTATCTGGTGGGAGAAATCCAGCAGGAGACCCAGGGGTCAACGGCGGTTCCATGGTCTGCGGGTGTGCAGGTGCGTCATCCGGAGGGTTACGGATTCAGCCTTGCGGCACTTCAGCCGGGTGGCAGCAATAATGTTGGTATTTTTATCGGGGTGGGAATCAACTTCGAGTGATCGTCAAACGCCGAATTCGCGCATCAACGTTTCGGCGCGTTCGACATCGACTCGCGCCCCCAGCGTTCGGAACCGTTCCCGGGCCTGCCTGATTTTTTCCTGCGCCTGCTCATTCTCCCCTTCTTTCCATAATGCATGAGCCAGGTGCAGGAGTGTCCGGGCGGCTTCCTGTTCGCGTTTGAGGTGTTCGTACCGCTCGAGAGCTTTCAAAAGAAAAGCACGGGCCTCTTCCCCTCCCTGTTGCATCATGTGGACCCGTCCCAGGCCACGGCAGGCACCCGCGTGAGCCAGTGGATGATTGTCCTCTTTAAACTCTTCGATTACACGGTCAAACACTTCCCTCGCACAATTGAAATCATCGCAGGCCAGATAACTTTCCCCCAGGATCACCAGAGATTGTCCAAGCAGCAGGGCGTTACCCGTCGAGCCCAGGTTATTGATAGCCTCCTGGGCCCAATGCACCGCGTCGGTTCCCTCTTCCAGTTCAATGGCAGCAACGGCAAGGTTGATCTGCGCCAGAGTCACTCCTCGAACATTCCCGATTTCCTGAAACGCGGTCAATGCTTTCTGGTGATGCTCCCGGGTTAGTTTAAAGTCGCCGAGGCTCATTCCCAGATTGCCGAGGTTGATATGGGCACCGGCGACAAACTCGGTCATTCCAATCCGGTTCCAGATTTGGAGCGCTGATTCAAAATGGCGCTGGGCCTCACTGTAATGGCCTTCATCCCGACGGGCATTGCCCATCTGGTTGCTGGCATTGGCAAGATCAGACAAACTGGATGTCTGCCGAGCCGATGCGTAGGCTTGCGAGTAGAGTGCTACTGCCTGCTGGAACCTGCCTTGCGCGTGATGAATCTTGCCTTCAAACAGATCCGCCCTGATCGATGGCACGGTGTCGGTGGGGGGGATCATGGTTCGGTAACGTCCCAGGTATTCGAGTGCCTTCTCCATATTACTTTGCAGGTAATGCAGTTCTCCAAGGTCGTATAAAACGTTCATCTGAGTTTTGGGAGACCGGTCATCCTGCATACTGGCTTCCAGGGCCTGACTGAGCAGAGCCAGGGCAACATCCGCTTTTCCAAGCTTGAGGCTCACCGCTGCATGCAGGCGGTTGGCTTCTGCCTTGTCATGGCTACGCCGGGCGATGCGGTGCATGCCTTGCGCCATTTCTTCTGCCTCGGCATAGCGTCCGAGCCGAAGCAAAATTTCTGCAGAGCTTCCAAGCGCCAGTACCTTGATGTGCAGACCCTTTTCACGCCAGGTTTCAACTTTGGAGATCATTTCCTGGGCGCGGTTGTAACGGGTGAGGGCTTCCTCATTGAGAAACATGGCGGCGGCGCGGTCTCCGGCGCTGAGGTTGGCCTGTGCAGCCCCCTCCCATTGTTCTGCCCGTTCGTAGTGATGCGCCAGCAATTCCGAAGCAATGTTGAGATCACCACCGGCCGCATCCAGAAGAGATTCACCAATCTGTCCGTGCAACTCTTTACGATCCTTGATGAGCATGGTCTCGTAACTGGCTTCGCAAAGGAGGGGATGGTTGAAGGTCCACCGTGGTACCGAGACGTCCAGGCCCGAGACATCCTGGACCATTGACTTGCCCTCCAGTTGTGGCAGGAGGGAAGGCAAGGGAGGCCCTTGCCATTTGGGTTGTTCGCGCACCTTCTCGGCAATGTTCAGATTGAATTCATATCCTTGTACAGAGAATTGCTGAAGTAAATTCCGTTCCGGTGCTTCCAGCCGATCGAGTCGCGAAACCTGGGCGTTAAATAAAGAAGAGGGCAGGACAGCCGCTGTGGCATCGGGACAACAGTACCAGGTGCCATCATCATGAGTCTGGATAATTTCTTCCGTGACCAGGGCGCGCACAAGTTCTTCGAGAAACTGGGGAACGCCGCTTGCCCGGGTCACCAGGTTGGAACGCAACGCTTCAGACAACTCCGCTCCCCGGACCAGTCGGTCCAGCAGGGTGTGCGCCACTTCATCCGAAAACGGCATGAGCTCCAGCGTTTTGCGGTGCGGTCCCATTGAGGGTTCCCGCGTTGTCGCGACAATGGGCAAAGGCCAGTGCCCGGTTTTTTCAGCCAGGGAAGTGAAAAACTTTACAGACGCCTCGTCGGCAATTTCCCAGGAGTGCAATACCAGGATGATGTTGGGGTATTGCCTGCCGAACCTTTCCAGAAGGGCTGTGATACTTTGTTCCAGAATGCGGCGCAGTGTTTGTGGATCGCGGTCCGGTGGCGGAACCGAAAGTCGGCGCGGGGCGTACAGGTACCACAAGGCATCACCAAAGGTGGCCATGTCGATTCCGAGAGTCGGCTCAAGAGCTTCCAGTTGTTCGCGCTCGGTGGTCGGGATATGGATGCGTAACACTTTATGGACCAGGGCACGGACCATCAGCTGCACCAGTCCAAATGGCTGGCGCTGTGAGTTTGGTGTTGCGCTGAGAGGTACCTGTTGATGCCTGGGGAGGTGCCGCATGGCTTCCTCGACCAACCGGGTTTTACCGACACCGGCTTCGCCGGTCACCTCGATCCACTCCGGATCTCTTTCTCCAGCATTCAGCAGGTCGATCAGGTTTTGCAGTTCCTTTTCGCGCCCGATGAGTGGAGCGGAAATCGGGTCGCGGTCAATAGCATCCCGTTCCGTTATTTCTTTTTCGAGGATGCGTGCTTCAACCGGATGTTCCTTACCCTTGACCTTGATGAACTGGACCGGGCCGAACTGGAACTGGCTGCGGACCCGGCGGGCCACTTCACCCGAAACCTGAACGCTGCCGGGAGGGGCGTTCGATTCCATGCGCGAGGCCAGGTTGACTGTGTCACCCATCACCGAATAGTCTTTGCGAAACTCCGCTCCGATTTCGCCAGCAAGCACCAGGCCGCAATGGATTCCAATCCGCATCCTTAAATTAACGCCGGTT contains:
- a CDS encoding M48 family metallopeptidase; translation: MYRFLTTLLILLSWSLTGCTTTPVSGKSALILVPFSQEMQLGEQAFQQVLEKETLSPNKDYTAVVERVGRRIAAVTNMPNLKWEFRLIESDQLNAFALPGGKTAIYTAMLPVCKNEAGLAAVMGHEIAHVIARHGAQRMSQDMVVQAGMATAAISMADNSQRGMIMGALGLGAQLGVMLPFSRGMESEADEIGTIYMAKAGYDPAEAEQFWRRFASVKTGSQQPPEFLSTHPADATRINQIRRLLPKAQQIYRDNPNKYGLGVSFVNSGQPQKVSQAKQAGQTANALFAPLKTKLIKKKAPAVKPAPRPTPSGAAPAMHLDAH
- a CDS encoding ribonuclease HII — its product is MEDFEKQAIEQGYQCIAGVDEAGRGPLAGPVTAAAIVLPQDPDLPGLDDSKKLTEERREFFYDKLTRLTDLWFVAVVDSPCIDEINILQATRLAMKQAVEKLKVMPDLVLVDGNQRIDIQPDQQTLVKGDQRCLSIAAASVLAKVTRDRLMHDYHRQFPVYGFEQHKGYGTKLHRDSIREHGPCEIHRKSFKGVKEYL
- the recJ gene encoding single-stranded-DNA-specific exonuclease RecJ, with product MPDSKITEPDSLSRLNKRWCQNPVDAKAAASLEEALRVSRTLAHLLAGRGLAEIEVARFFLDASLDNLHDPFLMTGMQQAAERVCQAVNAGEQITVFGDYDVDGVTSAALMVHFFRELGAPIDYYLPDRKQEGYGVNNAALKEIKDRGSGLVITADCGITAVKETEYANGLGLDVIITDHHQVGDEGLPPAIAVLNPHQPDCTYPFKFLSGVGIVFKLAAAIRRALHEKGWEKDRLPNLKQHLDLFTLGTIADLAPLTGENHVLTVHGLEAVRTTQKPGLVALKSVSGCSGRIDAFSIGFGLGPRLNAAGRMGKADTGFHLLVADDLNAAMEQAKGLDDINTKRKETQGWVLKEAEYLVEREVDLERDRVLVLASENFHPGVIGIVASKLVDQYHRPVVMIAIDDKGIGKGSARSIKTFNLHRAFGECQEHVIQFGGHAYAAGLTIEQERIDNFRQAINSVGHRILSEHHLIPEISWDIELELSQIDWKFYKEVSKLEPFGQLNPSPIFISKSVTLKDFRKIGKEKNHVRFKVTQGKSRIEVIGFLMAHAFAGLKDGDTLDIVYQLHRNDFSGSAKLELKLLDFRV
- a CDS encoding GIY-YIG nuclease family protein; this translates as MKRYHVYILRCRDGSYYTGVTNDLTKRVWEHQNGLIKECYTQGRRPVELVFSEMFANIHHAIEVEKKIKGWNRQKKEALIERRFEDLPFLAKSKPRK
- a CDS encoding GIY-YIG nuclease family protein, with amino-acid sequence MKEYFVYILTNPSGTLYTGVTNSLERRMAEHKSGMLPGFASRYCLGRLVYFEKTDQVESAINREKQIKGWKRKKKIELIESMNPNWKDLSKA
- a CDS encoding FtsX-like permease family protein translates to MRSLKYFFDLFTALILRPLWRDPFRTGLTTLGVAIGVSVFLSIQLANHQTLLSFSQSLDLVLGKADAVITAEGMPFDETHFKKLLPLRKWIKAYPVIEGYGVEESTGEVVEILGTDLLQDSGIRDFSMKTTANDLMGLLPLILDPQSIILPGKFIPGTQYSPGQKIFFQVNGHKKELHVNAVLDNTGIARALNGNFALMDIAGAQLLFDKIGKLDRIDVEFKNGGKFDAMQEKIREVLPEFLRIDRPERKNRQVEKMLRAFQYNLSALSFVALLVGLYLIYNMISLSVVRRRMEIGALRAMGATPLLIALIFILEAGIIGAIGSAIGIVLGYGLAQFSLDAVNITVNNLYLPTHASEIDFHWNQTGPYFLLGLGLSLASALIPAREAALTPPTIVMRRGSYDLKVFRGNRRLTRSGVMVFLLAGLSSQLPPIGNFPFFGFLSVALLILGLSLFAPSALLLTRDLTRGLCTHWFRGEGLLACRNLAQNVGRNAICVSSLAIAFMMVISMGIMVHSFRQTVEVWIGQTLKADLFVRAQPGKNIDYHYTLPLKQVEALRETPGVKAVDLFRAINISYEDEPAILGSGDFNALSRYGQLVIKEGPPTQSLAKLTVNHNRAIVSEAFSLKHDIKPGDTIPLNTPNGALNLEVVAIYYDYSQERGYVIIDRTTFLKYYRDPNVNSFVVYLDNPAELSKVRAEIMQRVGTDHRILVRSNAELKTEVLNIFDKTFAITYSLEIIGAGVAMLGLFNTLISLIIERRREIGILRFIGAFKEQVKKMVMIEAGLLGLIGSVMGLIAGGIVSYLLIFVINKQSFGWTIQVFFPYGFLIGATLIFWLIAGLAGLYPARIAAQLEPKQAVRVE
- a CDS encoding ABC transporter ATP-binding protein; protein product: MESPIIQLRNVSKSYEAGSVRVTALKDINLEMNAGDFVTVMGPSGGGKTTLLNCMGGLDLPDEGEVTLNGKLISQMSDDELTRLRRKEIGFVFQFFNLLPTLTVRENVELPLLLSHAPGKAIKRIQTLLDYVGLGHRLESFPAELSGGEMQRVAIARSFVHQPHLILADEPTGNLDSENGQRILELLQQACRDFNTTVVVVTHNPEAAQYGNRHFEIKDGRLVNDSTQAST